The Budorcas taxicolor isolate Tak-1 chromosome 2, Takin1.1, whole genome shotgun sequence nucleotide sequence ATGGGGAGAACtgcccggggtggggggtgggggtgcctggGAAGTGCCAGGCTCCGAAGATTGGGAACTTGGGCACACCTCTTCTTCGGGCAAGTTTGCAGGGGTGCTACTCCTGGGCAATGCCCAAGTTGGGAAAGTGAGTAGTTGGTGAGTAGAGCTGGGTTGGAGAGGCCAGAACGGGGCCCTGGGAGAAGAGGGGACCTGCTGCCCAAGGGTCTGGGGTGCTCTAGGAGacagcctctgcttcctctttcACACCAGGACGGGGTGAGGGGGCACACAAACTGATGCCGCAGGGCGTTgtccaggtgaggaaactgaggcctcagagaggggaggggaagcgTAGAGTCACACAGGTCAGGGAGAGTCAGCAGCGGGCCCTGGGGCTCCGGCCTGTCTGTCCAGGGTGACAGGCCCTGAGGGCAGGGGCTATTCACTGCATCCCTCTGCGGCCCTCAGAGGAGAGCATGCACCGCTGGAGCCCCCACTGCGCGCTGGGCTGGCTGcaggctgagctggaagaagctgAGCAGGAGGCTGAGGTGAGAGGAGAGGGCGGCTGGGCCTGGGGACCTGGAGGAGGAACCCAACCTATCATCGTCCCCTCCCCTTGATTCTTACATTGCAGGTGTGAGAgcccctcttccaggaagcctgcccTGAGTGCCTGGCCCCCAGGAGGGCCTGCTGAATTGCTGTCCGCCCTGGACACAAGGCCCACCATCCCCATCTGTGACTTTCCCCTGGCTTCCTGTGACCATCTCTGGGCAGCTTAGGCTGGGGCTATAGGGGAGCCGGGGCAGTCGTCCCAGCACAGTGGGTGGGAGCACAGTGCTCAGGGTGTGGAGGGATGGAGGCAGAGGGCCCTGGCCTGGAGGAGATGGACACCTTTCCCCTCCAGGTGTGTCCTCATCCCTGGACCCCCCTCGTCCCTGCCCCGGCAGGTCTGGTGATCGCAATCAAGGCTTGAGAGGAGAGGACTTGGTCCACAGTCACTCACCAAGGGGCAGGCGAGGCTGGAACTCAGTGCCCCATCCCCGACCGGGGTGGTGGGGTCCATCGgaagggattcaggatggagagagGACCAGCCCTGAGTCTTCGGTCATGGTCCTCCTAAActgtcccttccctcctgtcCCAGGAGCAGATGGAGCAGCTGCTGCTGGGGGAGCAGAGCCTGGAGGCTTTCCTGCCCGCCTTCCAACGAGGCCGGGCCCTGGCCCACCTGAGGCGGACCCAGGCGGagaagctgcaggagctgctgcgGCGCCGGGAGCGGTCTGGCCATCCAGCCCCCACGGCTGCCGCGGAGCACCCCAAATCCTTCCCCGCTGCCGCAGTCCTGCCCACCGGGGCCGCCCGGGGGCCGCCGGCAGTGCCCCGGAGTCTGCCCCCCTTGGACTGCCGCCCAGTGCCCCCACTGAAGGGCTCCCCCGGGTGCCCCCTGGGCCCAGCCCCTCTGCTGAGCCCTCGGCCCTCGCAGCCAGAGCCCCCCCACCGGTAGGATCCAGGGTATGGCCCCCCCATGGGGGGCCCAGACAAACTTGATGCgtggctcctcctcctcccccactgcctgggtggggggaggggcaggccccTCCCCCTGGCCCTGGGCAGGCCCTGGCCCTGGAGGCTGAGCTGGGGAGGAGGGTCCACTGGGAGATGCCCAGagagagggctgggggtggggtgggcagggtctGATGCTTCTGGCGCTGAGgaatctctgccttttttttctccccGGCTGGGGCCTCCCGGGTGATAGGCCAGCCCCAGTGCAAGAACTTGACTCATGGGGGCCTGGGAAGTTGCCCGCCTCCTTCAAGGGGCCCTGCCTAGGGGGCCCTAGCGCCCCTGCCCCTCCGCTGGGCTCGCACAATGCCACGGCTGACTGGAGTGTTTTCCATCATGTCCTGAGCCTACCTTTCCCCCAGTGCTGGGGTCCACCACCTAGGAGCCAGGGGGGTCAGGCCCCAGTGGCAGGGGCAGGGACACCATGGCCATGGGGCTACTACTACCTGCCCCACTCAGGCTCCAGACCCTGGGGCGAGGTAGGCCAGGGGCTTCTGACCTGCAGGGGTGAGAGTGGGCCATCCCCCGGAAAGACCATTCTGTATTTTTCTGTCCCGTCTCCTTAGAATGGAACCTTTTTGAGGGCAGGTCCTTGTCTTTGTATGTTCTGTCCCCAGCCCCGCCTCCCAGGGGCCGTCAATAAATGTGATGATGAGGATGATGATGCTGCCCGACTCCTCTCTGACCCCTCACCCGGCCTCTCAGCCACTGCAGCCTCATCTCAGGTCCTGAGCTGCCTactcttgagaggccctcctttcctctctgcccATCCAAAGCCCAGCTGTCCTTCGGGTCCAGCACTGCTTCTACCTCTTTCATGAAACCTCTGGTTGCCAACCCCAGAGAGTCTTTTCCTAGCTCTTCACTTCCCAGCCCTGCTGGACAGAAGCGCACTCTGCGTCCCAGTTCTCAAGGGCTGCACCGCTGTGCACTCTCCTCTCCTGGGCGCCCTGCAGGCCCCATCACGATGGCCCTGCTCCTTCCCTGGCCTGTCAAATGACCACGCCCACCGGGTGATAGAGGGGCTCCCATAAGGCTGAGGCTGTCTGTCTTCAGCTTGGGTAAACACCAGGTGGCAGCTTGGCTGATGACGGTGGGACAAGACCGGAGAGTAGGAGTATGTCTTGGATCAGCTTAGGTCAAGTCTGATGAGATGAAGTTTGGCAGGAAGTCAAGGAAGATCCTCTCAGTGAGAGGAGTCAGAGTGCTGTAGAAGCTACTGTGACCTCGGTCCATGTTAGTAGGGAAGTAACCATCTAGACCGAGGCAAGTGCTGGGTTGGCTCTACTTACTGAAGTTTTAAACTCGAAGGGAACCCCACAGCAGCAGCACCTTTGATAAAGTGACAGTCGCCCAGTTGTGCCtgacctttgcaaccccatggactgtagcccactaggcatttctgtccatgggattctccaggcaagaatactggagtgggttgccatgccctcctccaggcaatcttcccaacctagggactgaacccaggtctcctgccttacaggcagactctttactgtctgagccaccagtgaagcccaccTTTGGAGTaacaataatgagaaaaaaaggacTGGGACTGAGTCCCTTGCAGAAGAGCTGCTTCACATAGAGCCAGAGGTCAGAGTCAAGACCAGTGGGTGGAGACCACAGGGAGCCAGATTTTGGCTCAGGATGAGGCTCTAGAGCCACGGCTGCTACTAGAGGTAGGCGGTCCCCGTTCCTAAAGCTTTCTGAGCAGCACCTGAGTGACTGCTTGATGGGATCTTGTGTTTTAATaatttcgtttgtttgtttttcccttggcTACACGGTGCAGCtcctggaatcttagttccctgaccatggattgaaaCCAGgtgcccagcagtggaagtgtacagtcctaaccactggactgccagggaattcctctgATGGGATCTTTAGAAATGTAGGCAATAGTTAGAGGGACTGGCCCATTTGAGCTTCTGACAGCCCGTCAAGTCCAGTCAGATCCCTCCCAGCGGGGGCCAAAGCACTGCCAGTGCCCACTCGAGAGCCTCACACCCCATGGCGGCCTCGGCGCTCCTGCTCCTCCCTGCTAGCACTTGAGCTGCTGGAGGTGAGGGACGCCAAGATGACACGCAGTGCCTGCCTGAGACAGCAGACAGAAGACTGAGCAGCCTTGGAACTGCGTCCTCAGCATGGCCTGGCCAAGCTGGGCCCCTCTCACCCTGGCCTCCCATTCCTGGTCCCTGCTTCCAGGGTGTTTTTCCAGGTTTGTAATCACAGGAAGAAGGGCTAAGGATGGGGATGCCAGAGCCTTCCTCCACTATTGTGAGCTGGGCAGAGACTAATGTCCACAGTCTGGTTCAGCCTTCCCTCCCCGGGGCAGGTCAGGGGAAGTAATGACCAGGCAAGGGTGGGACTAGAAAGGGAGAAGAGTGTTACCATGGGAACCAGGTGGGGGTCCCTCAAAAGGCCTTCCacacccctccccttcccccaagaGCTCAGTTTTAGAGGGCACAGGGAGGGACGCCCCTCAGGATTCAGCTTCTGCATGAAAAAGACCGAAGACCTGAGGGAGGAGGGTACAGATGCCACCAGAGTGCCTGGCCCTAGTTCTGGGCCACAGGAAAGGCTTAGAGTTGGATGGTTAATAAGCTTTATTAGCCTCTCTGCTTGAAGGAAAATGGAATGTTCTGGAAAGTTCCAAGCAGGCTGGGCTCTCCTGCCAGATCACTTCTGGAACTGTCTAGGTTCTAGGGTACCAGGGAATGTTCTTGGCTATAATCTTCTGTGAGAGAGAATAAACTTGAGGGGCTACATCAAGGGGCCCATGAGAAAAGTTCTATTGCAGACCACTGTGCGTTTACAAACCAAACCCCCCAAATTGCCCCAGTAACAAAACTCCCATCCCTT carries:
- the VPS37D gene encoding vacuolar protein sorting-associated protein 37D, yielding MYRARAARAGPEPGSPGRFGILSTGQLRDLLQDEPKLDRIVRLSRKFQGLQLEREACLASNYALAKENLALRPRLEMGRTALAIKYQELREVAESCADKLQRLEESMHRWSPHCALGWLQAELEEAEQEAEEQMEQLLLGEQSLEAFLPAFQRGRALAHLRRTQAEKLQELLRRRERSGHPAPTAAAEHPKSFPAAAVLPTGAARGPPAVPRSLPPLDCRPVPPLKGSPGCPLGPAPLLSPRPSQPEPPHR